In Aegilops tauschii subsp. strangulata cultivar AL8/78 chromosome 3, Aet v6.0, whole genome shotgun sequence, one genomic interval encodes:
- the LOC109777869 gene encoding uncharacterized protein, with product MDSRNSWPEVKRINNYAAFSGCLAMVIRGLGYLVVTWSTVVLLGGFVSLLQKKDFFALTIITFIQIAGVVDNLAGDKWNSAARSASGLNAVAAVFVRNRQDSATPSANILRLVVSVKQILGWIVSLLQQAVYIALFLFGAFYVILWGLYSAAGISLLRLKRHDYGDADGDPSKANMNLALDVLYKIVVVQCAILLYRRIINALVEKRLVTEVAEAYGFKGPTVTLVEDYMKETRRGCAKNPSFAKGRNLVTYAVDLMGPDKSPADYASGLTILSTIFGPLCRVKVKPSKFQEQRGIIRYLILYAPSSHIFRLLLVLSNPRSSPYGSERPETQIITSQLRETRKHAANMVLHLADGVSVEQLPQVIQCISSLISTFKEHQRFFFTHSDYAKEEEDYLERLWECLHVLYVLAANENNCRLIIHTRGLLTKIMTPLASNLYHQTDHDTWENVLKESLKVINRLTATYGHGEGETGSKLVREIETNLEMEAVETMMSVLRCDKCSQKMGTLTMGILTNLHVQMQTADKVYLIEMLVHMYTTANSRTSALEALAKLCFQDGSNATIILQVNGSAVSSFTEDLKALNYGYHSVAEILQHACLHYTNDDECLRILKESMTDVIPKVLNKILTTGALQSKVKNRRLQTKRKTETSLLSLCVTVHETLISADQHLALQFDGAIGELSLPVKLREMVERNSKPTASCLKIHKLTSRMVISMMKCRGSRYPKPDLESLVEALLKACSRNMYFIDRSMDFARGDNAAKPSTTRITACADGLIYADGGPSA from the exons GGTGGTCGATAACCTTGCTGGTGACAAGTGGAACTCAGCTGCAAGGTCAGCATCGGGACTGAATGCGGTGGCCGCGGTTTTTGTGCGGAACCGGCAGGATAGTGCAACGCCATCAGCAAATATCCTGAGACTGGTAGTGAGTGTTAAACAAATTCTAGGATGGATCGTATCGCTTCTCCAACAAGCGGTGTACATAGCTCTGTTTTTGTTCGGTGCTTTCTATGTCATACTTTGGGGGTTGTACTCGGCCGCCGGGATTTCCCTGTTGCGTCTAAAACGGCACGATTACGGGGACGCGGATGGAGATCCTAGCAAAGCAAACATGAATCTGGCCCTTGACGTCTTGTACAAAATCGTCGTGGTCCAATGTGCAATCTTGCTCTATAGAAGAATAATCAATGCTCTTGTGGAGAAAAGGTTAGTAACGGAAGTGGCTGAAGCATACGGCTTCAAAGGTCCTACTGTCACATTAGTTGAGGATTACATGAAAGAAACCCGGAGGGGATGTGCGAAGAACCCTTCCTTCGCCAAAGGAAGGAACCTGGTGACATATGCTGTGGACCTGATGGGGCCTGATAAGTCGCCTGCAGACTACGCCTCCGGGTTAACCATCCTCAGCACAATCTTTGGGCCACTGTGCCGGGTGAAAGTGAAACCAAGCAAGTTTCAGGAGCAGCGCGGCATAATACGATATCTGATCTTGTACGCACCCTCCAGCCACATCTTCCGTCTCCTTTTGGTCCTATCGAATCCGAGAAGCAGCCCATATGGTAGTGAGAGGCCAGAAACTCAGATAATTACCTCTCAACTAAGAGAGACAAGGAAGCACGCTGCAAACATGGTGTTGCACCTGGCCGACGGGGTCAGTGTGGAGCAGCTTCCCCAAGTGATCCAGTGCATATCCTCACTAATCAGCACATTTAAAGAACATCAACGATTTTTTTTCACACACAGTGATTatgccaaggaggaggaggactACCTGGAGCGGTTGTGGGAATGTCTGCACGTTCTTTACGTGCTTGCAGCCAACGAGAACAACTGTAGACTCATCATCCACACTCGAGGTCTGCTCACCAAGATCATGACACCTCTAGCCTCCAACCTTTACCACCAAACTGATCATGATACTTGGGAAAACGTACTAAAGGAATCACTGAAAGTGATAAACCGGCTCACAGCTACTTATGGTCATGGGGAAGGGGAAACAGGCAGCAAGCTGGTTCGGGAAATCGAAACCAACCTGGAAATGGAGGCAGTGGAAACCATGATGAGTGTTCTCAGGTGTGACAAATGTTCTCAAAAGATGGGAACATTGACCATGGGGATTCTCACCAATCTACACGTGCAGATGCAGACCGCAGACAAAGTATATTTAATCGAGATGCTCGTACACATGTACACTACTGCCAACTCCAGAACATCAGCACTTGAAGCACTGGCGAAACTATGTTTCCAGGACGGGAGTAATGCCACGATTATCTTACAAGTAAATGGTTCTGCAGTTTCCTCTTTCACAGAGGACCTTAAAGCTTTAAACTATGGGTACCATAGTGTAGCAGAAATTCTACAGCATGCATGTCTTCATTACACCAATGATGATGAATGCCTAAGGATACTCAAGGAATCCATGACCGACGTAATTCCGAAG GTGCTCAACAAAATACTTACAACAGGTGCTTTGCAAAGTAAGGTCAAGAACAGGAGACTTCAAACAAAACGGAAAACAGAGACATCTCTATTATCCCTTTGTGTGACAGTACACGAGACACTCATCAGCGCTGATCAGCATTTGGCTCTTCAGTTTGATGGCGCAATCGGTGAACTTAGCCTTCCAGTGAAGCTCAGGGAGATGGTTGAAAGAAACAGTAAACCCACGGCCAGTTGCCTGAAAATACATAAGCTTACCAGCAGGATGGTCATATCAATGATGAAATGCAGAGGTAGCAGATACCCGAAACCAGATTTGGAGAGCTTGGTGGAAGCACTGTTGAAGGCTTGTAGCAGAAACATGTATTTTATTGACAGATCCATGGATTTCGCAAGAGGTGACAACGCAGCAAAACCAAGCACTACCAGAATAACTGCTTGCGCCGACGGCCtcatctatgccgacggggggccgtcggcatag